From a region of the Coprococcus comes ATCC 27758 genome:
- a CDS encoding ATP synthase subunit I: protein MSKTDNTVLKDMIITMLLYGIIAQIVCLIIPGDHLRMTAGLWIGVAAGVFMVIHMKNSLDEAVLYGEQEAQRYMQKSYAIRYLVVVVVFIAVSWLRIVNVLTLFAGIMSLKLAAYLQPIMHKLFAKFKKSK from the coding sequence ATGAGTAAGACAGACAATACCGTACTGAAGGATATGATCATCACTATGCTTCTGTATGGAATAATCGCACAGATTGTATGTCTGATTATCCCAGGGGATCATCTGAGAATGACAGCAGGGCTTTGGATCGGGGTGGCTGCAGGTGTTTTCATGGTAATCCATATGAAAAACTCGTTGGATGAGGCGGTACTTTATGGAGAACAGGAAGCACAGAGATACATGCAGAAATCTTACGCGATAAGATATCTGGTTGTAGTTGTAGTATTTATAGCCGTCAGCTGGCTTCGGATTGTGAATGTACTTACACTGTTTGCAGGAATTATGAGTTTAAAGCTTGCGGCATATTTGCAGCCAATTATGCATAAGCTTTTCGCTAAATTCAAAAAATCTAAGTAA
- the atpH gene encoding ATP synthase F1 subunit delta: MAKLVSKVYGDALFEAARDCGKMDEIFEEVQSIGVILEENAELQKILGNPRVMREDKEQMIETIFRGRVSNEIVELMKLMIEKGRYSKIDSVFEYFIGLVKEEKKIGIAYIATAVELSEAQKEAVMQRLLQTTKYESFEMNYQVDASLIGGMVIRIGDRVVDTSIKTKLYELSKSLKKIQV; the protein is encoded by the coding sequence ATGGCTAAGCTAGTATCAAAGGTATATGGTGACGCCCTGTTTGAAGCTGCCCGTGACTGCGGAAAAATGGATGAGATATTCGAGGAAGTACAGAGTATCGGAGTGATCCTCGAAGAAAATGCAGAGCTTCAGAAGATTCTCGGAAATCCGAGAGTTATGCGTGAAGACAAAGAGCAGATGATCGAGACGATTTTCCGCGGACGTGTTTCAAATGAGATTGTAGAGCTGATGAAGCTGATGATCGAAAAAGGGCGCTACAGCAAGATAGATTCTGTATTTGAATATTTTATCGGACTTGTAAAAGAAGAAAAGAAAATCGGGATTGCATATATCGCTACAGCAGTAGAACTGAGCGAGGCACAGAAAGAAGCAGTCATGCAGCGGCTTCTTCAGACGACAAAATATGAATCCTTTGAGATGAATTATCAGGTAGATGCTTCTCTGATCGGTGGAATGGTGATCCGTATCGGTGACAGAGTTGTGGATACAAGTATTAAGACAAAGCTGTATGAACTGTCAAAGAGCCTGAAGAAAATTCAGGTATAG
- the atpG gene encoding ATP synthase F1 subunit gamma, producing the protein MASMRDIKRRRTSVQSTQQITKAMKLVSTVKLQKARTRAEESKPYFDCMYATMTSLLAKAGNINHPYLKADDSKKKAVIVVTSNRGLAGGYNSNVVKMVTENEAFTKENIRIYAIGGKGLELLKHKGYDIVADYSEMIEEPSYDDAKSITKRLLTDFENGEIGEIYLIYTFFKNTVSHIPTMIKVLPAEVQEEAGEEDAKAQLTPMNFEPEAEEAISLLVPKYISSILYGAFVEAVASENGARMQAMDSATSNAEEMIDDLELKYNRARQGAITQELTEIIAGAEAIG; encoded by the coding sequence GTGGCATCTATGAGAGATATCAAGCGTCGCCGTACCAGTGTACAGAGCACGCAGCAGATTACAAAAGCCATGAAACTTGTCTCTACCGTAAAGCTGCAGAAAGCAAGAACCCGGGCAGAAGAATCAAAGCCGTATTTTGACTGTATGTATGCAACAATGACCTCTCTGCTTGCAAAGGCAGGGAATATCAATCATCCATATCTGAAAGCAGATGATTCGAAGAAGAAAGCAGTCATTGTTGTAACATCCAATCGTGGACTGGCAGGTGGATATAACTCCAATGTAGTGAAGATGGTGACTGAAAATGAAGCCTTTACGAAGGAGAATATCCGGATCTATGCAATTGGAGGAAAAGGACTGGAACTTCTGAAACACAAAGGATATGATATTGTCGCTGATTATTCAGAGATGATCGAAGAACCGTCCTATGATGATGCGAAGAGTATTACAAAAAGACTTCTGACAGATTTTGAAAATGGTGAGATTGGTGAGATCTATCTGATCTACACATTTTTCAAAAATACGGTAAGTCACATTCCGACGATGATCAAAGTCCTTCCGGCAGAGGTGCAGGAAGAAGCGGGAGAAGAGGATGCAAAGGCGCAGCTTACACCGATGAACTTTGAACCGGAAGCGGAAGAGGCAATCAGCCTTCTTGTTCCGAAATATATCAGCAGCATTCTGTATGGCGCGTTTGTGGAAGCAGTTGCCAGTGAGAACGGTGCACGTATGCAGGCGATGGATTCGGCAACCAGCAATGCGGAAGAGATGATAGATGATTTGGAATTGAAATATAACAGAGCACGTCAGGGTGCGATCACACAGGAACTTACCGAGATCATTGCCGGAGCAGAGGCGATCGGATAA
- a CDS encoding VanW family protein, with product MAARKKKRELSEKAQKRIRQRNLHVGITVIAAIVIIFSVIQFTLWRYVSKVDEEYICKNVFIGKTDVSGMTKEEAVKAVDNTLGDYRNKQLVLKVKDQGADVSIEEMGAEVENIDKLAEKAVGYGKNGSIWSRYQKIHNLDKKKYVIDESFKVDEAKLRELIQERAVPLEQKAVNASASYNGSGFDLTDEAEGYTVDVDKSVKKIKNFMNKKWNYEDAEVELKLDMEKPTIKKADLESLQDELGSYTTNAGWGDRVQNIRRATELINGTVVMPGEEFSVEQATLPYTEENGYVAGSAYENGQIVESIGGGLCQVSTTLYNAVLYAELEVTRRAPHSMSVSYVEPSRDAMIAEGISDFKFVNNYDTPILIEGYIDGNNQLGFYIYGKDTRAAGHSVEFESETLETTEYTKKYVEDTESAVGSQETEGAGMDGSTARLWKITYENGEEVSREVINNSTYQTSDVTVKVGTKSDNAEATKLVEEAIETQDQEKINAAISKASALK from the coding sequence ATGGCGGCACGAAAGAAAAAGAGAGAGTTAAGTGAAAAGGCACAAAAGCGTATCCGGCAGAGAAATCTGCATGTGGGGATTACGGTTATTGCAGCCATCGTGATTATTTTCTCCGTGATTCAGTTCACATTATGGCGGTATGTGAGCAAGGTGGATGAGGAGTATATCTGCAAAAATGTTTTTATAGGGAAGACAGATGTATCCGGAATGACCAAGGAAGAAGCAGTGAAAGCAGTAGACAATACACTTGGAGATTATCGGAACAAGCAACTTGTACTGAAGGTAAAAGATCAGGGCGCAGATGTGTCAATCGAGGAAATGGGAGCGGAAGTAGAAAATATTGATAAGCTTGCAGAAAAGGCGGTCGGATACGGAAAAAATGGAAGCATCTGGAGCCGCTATCAGAAGATACATAATTTAGATAAGAAGAAATATGTCATAGATGAAAGCTTTAAAGTTGATGAAGCAAAACTCAGAGAGCTGATCCAGGAACGTGCGGTTCCGCTGGAACAGAAAGCGGTCAATGCATCGGCATCCTATAACGGAAGCGGATTCGATCTGACGGATGAAGCAGAAGGTTATACGGTTGATGTAGATAAATCCGTGAAGAAGATTAAGAATTTCATGAACAAAAAATGGAATTACGAGGACGCAGAAGTCGAGTTAAAGCTGGATATGGAAAAGCCGACGATCAAAAAGGCAGATCTGGAATCCCTGCAGGATGAGCTTGGCTCTTATACGACAAACGCCGGATGGGGGGACCGCGTGCAGAACATCAGGCGTGCAACGGAGCTGATCAACGGAACTGTTGTTATGCCGGGAGAAGAATTTTCAGTGGAACAGGCCACACTTCCTTACACAGAAGAGAATGGCTATGTGGCAGGAAGTGCCTATGAGAACGGACAGATTGTAGAGAGTATCGGAGGTGGCCTGTGTCAGGTATCTACGACGCTTTATAATGCGGTTCTTTATGCGGAACTGGAGGTCACCCGGCGTGCACCGCATTCCATGAGTGTCAGTTATGTAGAACCATCAAGGGATGCAATGATAGCGGAAGGAATCAGTGATTTTAAATTTGTCAATAATTACGATACACCGATCCTGATCGAAGGATATATTGATGGCAATAACCAGCTTGGTTTTTATATTTACGGAAAAGATACCAGAGCTGCAGGACATTCCGTGGAATTTGAAAGTGAGACTCTGGAGACAACAGAGTATACGAAAAAGTATGTAGAAGATACGGAAAGTGCGGTCGGCTCACAGGAAACAGAGGGAGCCGGAATGGATGGAAGCACGGCACGGCTCTGGAAAATTACCTATGAAAACGGAGAAGAGGTCAGCCGGGAAGTAATCAATAACAGCACCTATCAGACTTCTGATGTTACCGTGAAAGTCGGGACAAAATCAGATAATGCAGAGGCAACTAAGCTGGTGGAGGAAGCAATTGAAACCCAGGATCAGGAGAAGATTAATGCGGCGATCAGCAAGGCATCTGCACTTAAGTAA
- the atpB gene encoding F0F1 ATP synthase subunit A — MGNSLGMLAAKEPDFQIHGLVKFQLFGQELWLTTTHVSILIVALLLLIFALVVRAKLSDAEGKPGTLQNIAELIVEMLDNMVKGSMGKNGLAFRNYIGSLFLFLIVANLSGLLGLRPPTADYGVTLPLGLITFVLIQFNNIKYNKIEAFTGLFKPLPFLFPINLIGEIAAPFSISLRLFGNVLSGTVIMGLIYGLLYKIAWAWPGFLHIYFDVFSGAIQAYVFCMLTMVYINDKMPSAE; from the coding sequence GTGGGGAACAGCTTAGGAATGCTGGCAGCTAAGGAGCCGGATTTTCAAATTCACGGTCTCGTTAAATTCCAGTTATTTGGGCAGGAGTTATGGCTCACCACTACACATGTCAGCATATTGATCGTAGCGTTATTACTGCTGATTTTTGCGTTGGTTGTCCGAGCTAAGCTGAGCGATGCCGAAGGCAAACCCGGAACCCTGCAGAATATTGCCGAGCTTATCGTTGAGATGCTTGACAATATGGTAAAAGGAAGCATGGGGAAAAACGGACTGGCGTTCCGGAATTATATCGGGTCTTTGTTTTTGTTTTTGATTGTGGCAAACCTTTCGGGACTTTTGGGGCTTCGGCCACCAACTGCAGATTATGGTGTAACACTTCCACTTGGACTTATCACATTTGTGCTGATTCAGTTCAATAACATCAAATACAACAAAATTGAGGCATTTACAGGCCTGTTCAAACCATTGCCGTTCTTGTTCCCAATCAATCTGATCGGGGAGATCGCAGCACCATTTTCCATCTCACTTCGTCTGTTTGGAAATGTGCTGTCCGGTACTGTAATCATGGGACTTATCTATGGTCTTCTGTATAAGATCGCATGGGCATGGCCGGGATTTCTACACATCTATTTCGATGTGTTCTCGGGAGCAATTCAGGCATATGTATTTTGCATGCTGACGATGGTATATATCAATGACAAGATGCCGTCAGCGGAGTAA
- a CDS encoding tRNA (cytidine(34)-2'-O)-methyltransferase yields the protein MLNIVLFEPEIPANTGNIGRTCVATNTRLHLIEPLGFRLNEKNLKRAGMDYWEHLDVTTYIDYRDFMEKNPGAKIYMATTKSPNLYTDVKYEPDCYIMFGKESAGIPEEILCHHKKDSIRIPMIGDIRSLNLGNSVAIVLYEALRQNGFAGMNTEGHLHRLEWDE from the coding sequence ATGCTTAATATTGTACTTTTTGAACCGGAAATCCCGGCAAATACCGGAAATATCGGAAGGACCTGTGTGGCGACGAATACCAGACTTCATCTGATCGAGCCACTTGGTTTCCGGTTAAATGAAAAGAACCTGAAGCGGGCAGGGATGGATTACTGGGAACATCTGGATGTGACGACTTATATTGATTACCGGGATTTTATGGAAAAAAATCCGGGAGCGAAGATTTATATGGCAACTACAAAATCACCGAATCTTTATACGGATGTTAAATATGAACCGGACTGTTATATCATGTTCGGAAAAGAAAGCGCAGGGATTCCGGAAGAAATCCTCTGTCACCACAAGAAAGACAGCATCCGGATTCCGATGATCGGAGATATCCGTTCACTGAATCTTGGGAATTCGGTTGCGATCGTGTTATATGAAGCGCTCCGGCAGAATGGGTTTGCCGGAATGAATACAGAAGGACATCTTCACAGACTGGAATGGGATGAATAA
- the atpE gene encoding ATP synthase F0 subunit C, producing the protein MGNISNEALILACSAIGAGLAMIAGIGPGVGQGIAAGHGASAVGRNPGARSDITSTMLLGQAVAETTGLYSLVIALILLFANPLLGKL; encoded by the coding sequence ATGGGTAATATTTCAAATGAAGCTTTAATTTTAGCGTGTTCAGCAATCGGCGCAGGACTTGCGATGATCGCAGGTATTGGTCCTGGTGTAGGACAGGGTATTGCGGCAGGTCATGGTGCATCTGCAGTAGGACGTAACCCGGGAGCAAGATCAGACATCACGTCTACAATGCTTTTAGGACAGGCAGTAGCAGAGACAACAGGTCTGTACAGTTTGGTTATTGCACTTATTCTCTTGTTCGCAAACCCGCTTCTTGGAAAGCTGTAA
- the atpC gene encoding ATP synthase F1 subunit epsilon, with the protein MADKFKLNIISPEKKFLEGDCEFLEFVSTEGELGIYAKHIPLTTILEPCVMRIHNDGEIKKAAILGGFVEILQERVTVLAEDAQWPDEIDVARAEAAKKRAEDRIAAKQEGTDMRRAEAALKRAVARIGAAQS; encoded by the coding sequence ATGGCAGATAAATTTAAACTTAACATTATTTCGCCGGAAAAGAAGTTTCTGGAGGGTGATTGCGAATTCCTTGAATTTGTAAGTACTGAAGGAGAACTTGGTATCTATGCAAAGCATATTCCGCTGACGACGATTCTTGAACCATGCGTGATGCGAATCCACAATGACGGGGAGATTAAGAAAGCGGCAATTCTCGGAGGATTTGTAGAAATCCTGCAGGAGAGGGTAACGGTGCTTGCAGAAGATGCACAGTGGCCGGATGAAATTGATGTGGCACGTGCCGAAGCGGCGAAGAAGCGCGCTGAGGACAGAATTGCTGCGAAGCAGGAAGGCACAGATATGCGCCGTGCAGAGGCGGCACTGAAAAGAGCAGTTGCCCGAATTGGAGCAGCTCAGTCATAA
- the atpA gene encoding F0F1 ATP synthase subunit alpha has translation MNLRPEEISSVIKEQIERYSSELNVSDVGTVIQVADGIARVHGLENAMQGELLEFPSEVYGMVLNLEEDNVGAVLLGDHKNINEGDTVKTTGRVVEVPVGDCMLGRVVNALGQPIDGKGPIQATRHRQIERVAPGVISRKSVDTPLQTGIKAIDSMVPIGRGQRELIIGDRQTGKTAIAIDTIINQKGQGVKCIYVAIGQKASTVASLVKTLETFGAMDYTTVVVSTASELAPLQYIAPYSGCAMGEEWMENGDDVLIVYDDLSKHATAYRTLSLLLKRPPGREAYPGDVFYLHSRLLERAARLSDELGGGSLTALPIIETQAGDVSAYIPTNVISITDGQIYLETEMFNSGFRPAVNAGLSVSRVGGSAQIKAMKKIAGTIRIDLAQYRELASFAQFGSELDAETSERLAQGVRIKEILKQPQYQPMPVEYQIIIIYAAVKKLLLDIAVEDILAFESGLFDYIKTKYPEIPESIKNDKVLKEEVEEALRKAIGEYKEQFQAR, from the coding sequence ATGAATTTAAGACCAGAAGAAATAAGTTCTGTGATCAAAGAACAGATTGAAAGATATTCCTCTGAGCTGAACGTATCGGATGTCGGAACGGTTATTCAGGTGGCAGATGGTATTGCGCGTGTCCACGGCCTTGAAAATGCAATGCAGGGTGAACTTTTGGAGTTCCCTTCAGAAGTATACGGAATGGTTCTGAACCTGGAAGAGGACAACGTAGGTGCTGTTCTTCTGGGAGATCATAAGAATATCAATGAAGGTGATACTGTAAAGACAACCGGACGAGTTGTAGAGGTTCCGGTAGGCGACTGTATGCTTGGCCGTGTAGTTAATGCACTTGGACAGCCAATCGATGGAAAAGGACCAATCCAGGCAACCAGGCATCGTCAGATCGAGCGTGTGGCACCGGGGGTTATTTCCCGTAAGTCAGTAGATACACCGCTTCAGACAGGTATTAAAGCGATCGACTCCATGGTTCCGATCGGTCGTGGACAGAGAGAGCTGATCATCGGTGACAGACAGACCGGTAAGACAGCGATCGCAATCGATACGATCATCAACCAGAAAGGGCAGGGCGTAAAGTGTATTTATGTAGCAATCGGTCAGAAAGCTTCGACCGTAGCTTCCCTTGTTAAGACTCTGGAGACCTTTGGGGCAATGGATTATACAACTGTAGTTGTGTCAACAGCCAGTGAGCTTGCACCACTGCAGTACATCGCACCGTATTCAGGATGTGCGATGGGAGAAGAATGGATGGAGAACGGAGATGATGTACTGATCGTTTATGATGACCTGTCCAAACATGCAACTGCATACCGTACCCTTTCCTTACTTCTGAAACGTCCACCTGGACGTGAGGCTTATCCGGGAGATGTATTCTATCTGCATTCAAGACTTCTTGAAAGAGCAGCCCGTCTTTCAGATGAACTTGGCGGAGGTTCACTTACTGCACTTCCGATTATCGAGACACAGGCAGGTGACGTATCAGCATACATTCCTACCAACGTTATTTCCATCACAGACGGACAGATTTATCTGGAAACAGAGATGTTCAACTCTGGTTTCAGACCGGCCGTTAATGCCGGACTTTCTGTATCCCGTGTAGGTGGATCGGCACAGATCAAGGCGATGAAGAAGATCGCTGGTACAATCCGTATTGATCTTGCACAGTACCGTGAGCTGGCATCCTTTGCACAGTTCGGATCGGAACTGGATGCAGAGACTTCCGAACGTCTGGCACAGGGAGTCCGGATCAAAGAGATCCTGAAACAGCCGCAGTACCAGCCGATGCCGGTAGAATACCAGATTATTATCATTTATGCAGCAGTTAAGAAGCTTCTTCTTGATATTGCGGTAGAAGATATTCTGGCTTTTGAAAGCGGACTTTTTGATTATATTAAGACAAAATATCCGGAAATTCCAGAATCTATCAAGAATGACAAAGTGCTGAAAGAAGAGGTAGAAGAAGCTCTCAGAAAAGCAATCGGAGAATATAAAGAACAATTTCAGGCAAGGTAG
- the atpD gene encoding F0F1 ATP synthase subunit beta gives MADKNIGKITQVIGAVLDLKFSEGYLPEINDAVEITRKDGGKLVVEVAQHLGDDIVRCIAMGPTDGLVRGMDAVATGGPISVPVGEATLGRIFNVLGEPIDEKEAPKDVEYAPIHRKAPSFEEQATQTEMLETGIKVVDLLCPYQKGGKIGLFGGAGVGKTVLIQELITNIATEHGGYSVFTGVGERTREGNDLYYEMTESGVIKKTAMVFGQMNEPPGARMRVGLTGLTLAEYFRDKGGKDVLLFIDNIFRFTQAGSEVSALLGRMPSAVGYQPTLQTEMGALQERITSTKNGSITSVQAVYVPADDLTDPAPATTFAHLDATTVLSRAITELGIYPAVDPLESTSRILDPHIVGEEHYKVARGVQEILQKYKELQDIIAILGMDELSEEDKLVVSRARKIQRFLSQPFHVATQFTGLEGRYVPIGETIQGFKEILEGKHDDIPEGYFLNAGNIDDVLARVK, from the coding sequence ATGGCAGATAAAAATATAGGGAAGATTACCCAGGTTATCGGTGCCGTTCTTGACCTTAAGTTTTCGGAAGGATACTTGCCGGAGATCAACGATGCGGTTGAGATTACGCGCAAGGATGGAGGAAAACTTGTGGTAGAAGTTGCACAGCATCTGGGTGATGATATCGTAAGATGTATCGCCATGGGACCGACAGACGGACTGGTGCGAGGCATGGACGCCGTAGCAACCGGGGGACCGATTTCAGTTCCGGTTGGCGAAGCAACACTCGGACGTATCTTCAACGTACTGGGTGAGCCGATTGATGAAAAAGAGGCTCCGAAGGATGTTGAATACGCACCGATTCACAGAAAAGCTCCAAGCTTTGAAGAGCAGGCAACACAGACAGAGATGCTGGAGACAGGTATCAAGGTTGTTGACCTTCTGTGCCCATATCAGAAAGGTGGAAAAATCGGTCTGTTCGGTGGAGCCGGTGTAGGAAAGACCGTTCTTATCCAGGAACTGATTACCAATATTGCAACGGAGCATGGCGGCTATTCTGTATTCACTGGTGTAGGAGAACGTACCCGTGAAGGAAATGACCTTTACTATGAGATGACAGAATCCGGAGTTATCAAAAAGACAGCGATGGTATTCGGTCAGATGAATGAACCACCTGGAGCACGTATGAGAGTCGGACTTACAGGACTGACTCTTGCAGAATATTTCCGTGATAAAGGTGGAAAGGATGTACTTCTTTTCATTGATAACATTTTCCGTTTTACACAGGCAGGTTCCGAAGTATCAGCGCTTCTTGGACGTATGCCTTCAGCGGTAGGTTATCAGCCGACACTGCAGACAGAAATGGGTGCGCTGCAGGAGCGTATCACATCCACGAAGAACGGATCCATCACATCCGTGCAGGCAGTATATGTGCCAGCCGATGACCTTACTGACCCGGCTCCGGCAACAACATTTGCCCATCTGGATGCAACGACCGTACTTTCCCGTGCGATCACAGAGCTTGGTATTTACCCGGCTGTAGATCCACTGGAATCTACTTCACGTATTCTGGATCCACACATTGTCGGAGAAGAACACTATAAAGTAGCCCGTGGAGTACAGGAAATTCTTCAGAAATACAAAGAACTGCAGGATATCATTGCAATTCTTGGTATGGATGAACTTTCCGAGGAAGATAAGCTGGTCGTATCCAGAGCAAGAAAGATCCAGAGATTCCTTTCCCAGCCATTCCATGTTGCGACACAGTTTACAGGTCTGGAAGGACGTTATGTTCCAATTGGCGAGACAATTCAGGGATTTAAAGAGATCCTCGAAGGAAAGCATGATGATATTCCGGAGGGATATTTCCTGAATGCAGGTAATATCGATGACGTGCTTGCCCGTGTGAAATAG
- a CDS encoding AtpZ/AtpI family protein, which yields MKYKQSVYKTFALISQLGISILVPILLCTFFGTWLEKKVSFPVFIPLVIVGVLAGLRNAWVLARHANEDPEDKNKN from the coding sequence ATGAAATATAAACAAAGCGTATATAAAACCTTTGCACTCATCAGTCAGTTAGGTATCAGTATACTGGTTCCCATTTTGCTATGCACTTTTTTTGGTACATGGCTGGAAAAGAAGGTTTCTTTTCCAGTTTTTATCCCTTTGGTGATAGTGGGTGTATTGGCAGGTCTGCGCAATGCATGGGTACTTGCGAGACATGCGAATGAAGATCCGGAAGACAAAAACAAAAATTGA
- a CDS encoding AIR synthase-related protein: MKAGRVSQTVYRRSVLKQIQNNIEGIDFLRPSQEETCYIADESEERITIATDVSLAGNEKDLGVFAIAQAVDQLASRGARAYGISVRIMLPTFAYESRLKAMMVEISEICKEKGLRVFFADAQSVNGIQTSIVHVTAHGEAKKEQLLASRSAKAGEEIVLVKWIGMEGTLRIIREEGAALAERFAPGFLNKLEDMRDEIFSDRAMEIAGRNGVSAMHPIGEGGILAALWDMAEGAGIGLSVEMKKMTVRQETIEVCEVFHLNPYQLTSTGAVLMVTPKGEELKERLKREGIPAEIIGHTTEGNERIIWGGGEKRFLDRPAPDELARIYEMKENVNA, encoded by the coding sequence ATGAAAGCAGGAAGAGTGTCACAGACCGTCTATCGGCGTTCGGTTTTAAAACAGATACAGAATAATATAGAAGGTATAGATTTTTTAAGACCGTCACAGGAGGAAACCTGTTATATAGCAGATGAAAGTGAAGAGCGGATCACAATCGCAACGGATGTTTCATTAGCCGGAAATGAAAAAGATCTTGGAGTATTTGCCATAGCGCAGGCAGTGGATCAGCTGGCTTCCAGAGGAGCGCGGGCATATGGAATCAGTGTCCGGATCATGCTCCCGACGTTTGCCTATGAGTCCAGATTGAAAGCGATGATGGTGGAGATTTCGGAGATATGTAAAGAAAAAGGTCTCAGGGTTTTCTTTGCAGATGCGCAAAGTGTAAATGGGATCCAGACGAGTATTGTTCATGTAACAGCACACGGTGAGGCAAAAAAAGAACAGCTGCTTGCAAGCAGATCGGCAAAAGCAGGCGAAGAGATTGTCCTGGTTAAATGGATTGGTATGGAAGGAACCTTACGGATCATACGGGAAGAAGGGGCGGCTCTGGCAGAGCGGTTTGCGCCGGGATTCTTAAATAAGTTGGAAGATATGAGAGATGAAATTTTCAGTGACAGGGCAATGGAGATTGCCGGCCGGAACGGGGTGTCAGCAATGCATCCGATCGGAGAAGGAGGGATTCTTGCAGCACTTTGGGATATGGCAGAAGGTGCAGGAATTGGTCTTTCGGTAGAGATGAAGAAAATGACGGTACGTCAGGAAACGATTGAAGTCTGTGAAGTATTTCATCTGAATCCTTACCAGCTTACCAGTACAGGAGCGGTTCTTATGGTGACACCGAAGGGTGAAGAACTAAAGGAAAGACTGAAAAGGGAAGGTATTCCGGCAGAGATCATCGGACACACAACAGAAGGAAACGAGAGGATCATCTGGGGTGGGGGAGAAAAAAGATTTCTCGACAGACCGGCACCGGACGAACTGGCACGAATTTATGAAATGAAGGAGAATGTAAATGCTTAA
- the atpF gene encoding F0F1 ATP synthase subunit B, with amino-acid sequence MERLFNLDAQLLFDACVMALSMLVMFTFLSYLLFKPVRKLLEDRKQRVADEQESAKNDRKEAAVYKEEYEQKLKEIDKEAQAILSEARKKAMKTENEIVAEAKEEAARIITRANNEIELERKRALDDMKQEMISIASAMAGKVVAASIDTSVQDELIEETLKEMGEQTWLS; translated from the coding sequence TTGGAACGTTTGTTTAATCTGGATGCGCAGCTTCTTTTTGATGCCTGTGTCATGGCACTCAGTATGCTTGTCATGTTCACGTTTCTGTCATATCTGCTTTTCAAACCGGTAAGAAAACTTCTGGAGGACAGAAAGCAGAGAGTTGCTGATGAACAGGAGTCAGCAAAGAATGACCGGAAAGAGGCAGCCGTTTACAAAGAAGAATACGAACAGAAATTAAAAGAAATCGATAAAGAGGCGCAGGCTATTCTCAGTGAAGCACGGAAAAAAGCGATGAAGACCGAAAATGAAATTGTTGCAGAAGCAAAAGAAGAAGCAGCAAGGATCATCACACGTGCCAATAATGAGATCGAACTGGAACGGAAGCGTGCGCTTGATGATATGAAGCAGGAGATGATCTCCATTGCATCAGCAATGGCAGGTAAAGTAGTAGCAGCTTCGATCGATACCAGTGTACAGGATGAACTGATCGAAGAGACATTAAAAGAAATGGGAGAACAGACATGGCTAAGCTAG